In Quercus lobata isolate SW786 chromosome 12, ValleyOak3.0 Primary Assembly, whole genome shotgun sequence, a genomic segment contains:
- the LOC115971046 gene encoding 7-deoxyloganetin glucosyltransferase-like, which produces MDSKTPKADKPHAVCIPFPIQSHIKAMLKFSKLLHHKGFHITFINTEFNHQRFLKFRGPNSLDGLSDFQFKTIPDNLPPSDLNATQDLSSLGNSIMKNFLASFSNLLVKLNSATSNVPPVTCIISDGFMQFTINAAQELGIPILMFFTVSACSLMGYMQIPRLQDKGIIPLKDKSYLTNGYLDTVIDWIPGMRGIRLKDLPSEVRTIDPNDVVFKFVIETAERAPTASGIVIQTFDALEQEVLDALLTMFPHVYAIGPLQPLLSHLTNDPLKSIGYSLWEEETECLQWLNSKAPNSVIYVNFGSIVVMTPTQLVEFGWGIANSKYLFLWIIRPDLVVGESAILPPEFKLVTKERGLIASWCPQEEVLNHPSIGGFITHSGWNSTIESVCAGVPMLCWPFLGDQQTNCKYTCNEWGIGMEIDNDVKREEVEKIVKELMEGEKGKKMKKKAMEWKKLAEEATEPLGSSSINVKNLVNEVLLLK; this is translated from the exons ATGGATTCCAAGACACCAAAGGCCGATAAGCCTCATGCAGTTTGTATTCCATTTCCAATTCAAAGCCACATAAAAGCAATGCTCAAGTTTTCAAAGCTTCTCCACCATAAAGGCTTTCACATAACCTTTATTAACACTGAGTTCAACCACCAGCGTTTTCTGAAATTTAGAGGTCCCAACTCCTTAGATGGTTTGTCTGACTTCCAATTCAAAACCATTCCAGATAACCTCCCTCCATCAGATCTAAATGCCACCCAAGACCTCTCTTCTCTTGGCAACTCCATTATGAAAAACTTCTTGGCCTCATTTTCTAACCTTCTTGTGAAACTCAACAGTGCAACTTCAAACGTTCCTCCAGTGACTTGTATTATCTCAGACGGTTTCATGCAATTCACCATCAACGCTGCACAGGAACTCGGAATCCCAATTCTAATGTTCTTCACTGTCTCCGCTTGTAGCTTAATGGGTTACATGCAAATTCCTCGTCTCCAGGATAAAGGCATCATTCCACTTAAAG ATAAGAGCTATTTAACCAATGGGTATTTGGACACAGTTATAGATTGGATTCCAGGTATGAGAGGCATTCGACTCAAGGATCTCCCAAGTGAGGTTCGAACCATAGATCCAAATGATGTTGTCTTTAAATTTGTGATCGAAACAGCAGAGAGAGCTCCTACGGCTTCAGGAATTGTTATTCAAACATTTGATGCATTAGAGCAAGAAGTTTTGGATGCTCTCTTGACCATGTTTCCTCATGTATATGCCATTGGCCCCCTCCAACCACTACTCAGTCACTTAACCAATGACCCTTTAAAATCAATTGGATATAGTTTATGGGAGGAAGAAACTGAGTGCCTCCAATGGCTTAACTCTAAGGCGCCCAACTCTGTAATATATGTGAATTTTGGTAGCATAGTTGTCATGACACCAACACAGTTGGTTGAGTTTGGTTGGGGAATTGCAAAtagtaaatatttatttttgtggatAATTAGACCTGATTTAGTTGTTGGTGAATCAGCAATATTGCCACCTGAGTTCAAGTTAGTAACTAAAGAAAGGGGTTTGATAGCTAGTTGGTGCCCTCAAGAGGAAGTGTTGAACCACCCCTCAATTGGAGGGTTCATAACACATAGTGGGTGGAATTCAACTATTGAAAGTGTGTGTGCAGGAGTACCAATGCTTTGTTGGCCATTCTTGGGAGATCAACAAACAAACTGTAAGTATACTTGCAATGAATGGGGCATTGGCATGGAGATTGATAATGATGTCAAGAGAGAGGAAGTGGAAAAGATTGTGAAAGAGTTGATGGAAGGAGAAAAGggtaagaaaatgaagaaaaaggcCATGGAGTGGAAAAAGTTAGCTGAAGAGGCCACTGAGCCACTTGGTTCTTCATCCATTAACGTGAAGAATTTGGTGAATGAAGTGCTTTTATTGAAATGa